A single region of the Dehalococcoides mccartyi genome encodes:
- the acsC gene encoding acetyl-CoA decarbonylase/synthase complex subunit gamma, producing the protein MSPTGIEIYKFLPRTNCGECGVPTCLAFAMSLAGGRAELSACPYVSEEAKQKLEEASAPPVRTVSIGTGDYSFKTGGETVMHRHEKRFEHQPGIALLISDSLSETEQDAKLAAFNRFQYKRVGAILKPDMLALRADSGSGEKYLKLVKLAAEKCPASLMLMCADTAVLDESLKICAERKPLLYAATAENSSEMAELAKKYNCPLVAKAANLADLADLSVKLQSLGIKDIVLDSSAENLKQALSDNVAIRRSAISKKFRPMGFSVINFPCQMTQDPMKESLFAGILTAKYAGILVLSDFSGETLFPLLVTRMNLYTDPQRPLATTEGIYEINTPDANSPVMLTCNFSLTYFIVSGEMENSRVPCYLMIKDTEGLSVMTAWAAGKFGADTIGKFVKNSGIAAKINHRKLIIPGYASMESGGLEEELSGWEIMVGPREAAHIPAYLKQFKP; encoded by the coding sequence ATGTCACCTACCGGTATAGAAATTTATAAATTTTTACCCCGAACCAATTGCGGCGAATGCGGCGTACCCACTTGTCTGGCATTCGCCATGAGTCTGGCAGGAGGCCGGGCTGAACTTTCTGCCTGCCCTTACGTTTCGGAAGAAGCCAAACAAAAGCTGGAGGAAGCTTCCGCCCCCCCGGTCAGGACAGTGAGCATAGGTACAGGTGATTACTCTTTTAAAACCGGCGGCGAAACTGTCATGCACCGCCATGAAAAACGCTTTGAGCACCAGCCGGGTATTGCCCTGCTCATCTCAGACAGCCTGAGCGAGACGGAACAGGATGCCAAACTGGCCGCTTTCAACCGTTTTCAGTACAAACGGGTGGGTGCTATTCTGAAGCCGGATATGCTGGCACTCAGGGCAGACAGCGGCTCAGGTGAAAAATACCTGAAGCTGGTCAAACTGGCCGCCGAAAAATGCCCGGCCAGCCTCATGCTGATGTGTGCTGATACCGCCGTACTTGATGAATCTTTGAAGATTTGCGCTGAACGCAAACCGCTTCTTTACGCCGCCACAGCCGAAAACAGCAGCGAAATGGCAGAGCTGGCTAAAAAATACAACTGTCCGCTGGTAGCCAAAGCGGCTAACCTGGCAGATTTGGCTGACCTTAGCGTTAAACTTCAATCACTGGGAATAAAAGATATTGTGCTGGACAGCTCTGCCGAAAATTTAAAACAGGCCTTATCTGACAACGTTGCCATAAGACGCTCAGCCATTTCGAAAAAATTCCGGCCCATGGGTTTTTCGGTCATCAATTTCCCCTGCCAGATGACCCAAGACCCCATGAAAGAATCACTTTTTGCCGGCATACTGACTGCCAAATATGCAGGTATACTGGTGCTGTCTGACTTTAGCGGTGAAACCCTGTTCCCTTTGCTGGTAACACGTATGAACCTTTACACCGACCCCCAGCGGCCTTTGGCTACTACCGAGGGTATTTATGAAATAAACACCCCGGATGCCAATTCACCTGTCATGCTTACCTGCAATTTCTCGCTGACATATTTTATTGTCTCCGGTGAGATGGAAAACAGCCGTGTACCCTGTTACCTGATGATAAAAGACACCGAAGGGCTTTCGGTCATGACCGCCTGGGCAGCAGGCAAATTCGGGGCTGATACCATTGGTAAATTTGTAAAAAACAGCGGCATTGCCGCTAAAATCAACCACCGCAAGCTGATTATACCGGGCTACGCTTCAATGGAAAGCGGAGGTCTGGAAGAAGAATTATCCGGTTGGGAGATAATGGTCGGTCCGCGTGAAGCCGCTCATATACCGGCCTATTTAAAGCAGTTTAAACCCTAA